One window of the Eschrichtius robustus isolate mEscRob2 chromosome 13, mEscRob2.pri, whole genome shotgun sequence genome contains the following:
- the KCNJ4 gene encoding inward rectifier potassium channel 4, which produces MHGHSRNGQAHVPRRKRRNRFVKKNGQCNVYFANLSNKSQRYMADIFTTCVDTRWRYMLMIFSAAFLVSWLFFGLLFWCIAFFHGDLEAGPAGAAAGAPVVGGGGAAPAAPKPCIMHVNGFLGAFLFSVETQTTIGYGFRCVTEECPLAVIAVVVQSIVGCVIDSFMIGTIMAKMARPKKRAQTLLFSHHAVISVRDGKLCLMWRVGNLRKSHIVEAHVRAQLIKPYMTQEGEYLPLDQRDLNVGYDIGLDRIFLVSPIIIVHEIDEDSPLYGMGKEELESEDFEIVVILEGMVEATAMTTQARSSYLASEILWGHRFEPVVFEEKSHYKVDYSRFHKTYEVAGTPCCSARELQESKITVLPAPPPPPSAFCYENELALMSQEEEEMEEEAAAAAAVAAGLGLEAGSKEEAGIIRMLEFGSHLDLERMQATLPLDNISYRRESAI; this is translated from the coding sequence ATGCACGGGCACAGCCGCAACGGGCAGGCCCACGTGCCCCGGCGGAAACGCCGCAACCGCTTCGTCAAGAAGAACGGCCAATGCAACGTCTACTTCGCCAACCTGAGCAACAAGTCGCAGCGCTACATGGCGGACATCTTCACCACCTGCGTGGACACACGCTGGCGCTACATGCTGATGATCTTTTCCGCggccttccttgtctcctggCTCTTTTTTGGCCTCCTCTTCTGGTGCATCGCCTTCTTCCACGGTGACCTGGAGGCCGGCCCGGCGGGGGCCGCGGCAGGGGCCCCGGTGGTGGGAGGCGGCGGGGCGGCCCCGGCGGCCCCCAAGCCCTGCATCATGCACGTGAACGGCTTCCTGGGTGCCTTCCTGTTCTCAGTGGAGACGCAGACGACCATCGGCTACGGGTTCCGCTGCGTGACGGAGGAGTGCCCGCTGGCGGTCATCGCCGTGGTGGTCCAGTCCATCGTGGGCTGCGTCATCGACTCCTTCATGATCGGCACCATCATGGCCAAGATGGCGCGGCCCAAGAAGCGGGCGCAGACGCTGCTGTTCAGCCACCACGCGGTCATCTCGGTGCGCGACGGCAAGCTCTGCCTGATGTGGCGCGTGGGCAACCTGCGCAAGAGCCACATCGTGGAGGCCCACGTGCGGGCCCAGCTCATCAAGCCCTACATGACCCAGGAGGGCGAGTACCTGCCGCTGGACCAGCGGGACCTCAACGTGGGCTACGACATCGGCCTGGACCGCATCTTCCTGGTGTCGCCCATCATCATCGTCCACGAGATCGACGAGGACAGCCCGCTCTACGGCATGGGCAAGGAGGAGCTGGAGTCGGAGGACTTTGAGATCGTGGTCATCCTGGAGGGCATGGTGGAGGCCACTGCCATGACCACCCAGGCCCGCAGCTCCTACCTGGCCAGCGAGATCCTATGGGGCCACCGCTTCGAGCCCGTGGTCTTTGAGGAGAAGAGCCACTACAAGGTGGACTACTCGCGCTTCCACAAGACCTACGAGGTGGCCGGCACGCCCTGCTGCTCCGCCCGGGAGCTGCAGGAGAGCAAGATCACCGTGCTGCCCGCTCCGCCGCCCCCGCCCAGTGCCTTCTGCTACGAGAACGAGCTGGCTCTCATGagccaggaggaagaggagatggaggaggaggccGCGGCCGCTGCCGCCGTGGCCGCGGGCCTGGGCCTGGAGGCAGGCTCCAAGGAGGAGGCGGGCATCATCCGGATGCTGGAGTTTGGCAGCCACCTGGATCTGGAGCGCATGCAAGCCACCCTCCCGCTGGACAACATCTCCTACCGCAGGGAGTCCGCCATCTGA